In Pseudomonas saudiphocaensis, one DNA window encodes the following:
- a CDS encoding GFA family protein: MKLEGSCHCKAVRFSLESAEPYPFMRCYCSICRKTAGGGGYAINLGGDYRTLAVEGREHLSVYRARMADPETGEVNVSEGQRHFCKHCGSALWLWDPSWPDLVHPHASAIDTELPVPPEHTHLMLDSKASWVERQVQDGDKCFAEYPDESLAQWHQRLGLGGAQS; this comes from the coding sequence ATGAAACTCGAAGGTTCCTGCCACTGCAAGGCCGTACGATTCTCGCTGGAGTCGGCTGAGCCTTATCCTTTTATGCGCTGCTACTGCTCCATTTGCCGCAAGACGGCCGGTGGCGGCGGCTATGCGATCAACCTCGGCGGTGACTACCGCACGCTGGCGGTCGAAGGGCGGGAGCATCTGAGCGTCTATCGCGCCCGTATGGCCGACCCGGAAACCGGCGAGGTCAACGTCAGCGAAGGGCAGCGCCATTTCTGCAAACACTGCGGTAGTGCGCTCTGGCTCTGGGACCCCAGTTGGCCGGATCTGGTCCACCCTCACGCTTCGGCCATCGATACCGAGCTGCCGGTGCCGCCCGAACATACGCATCTGATGCTCGACTCCAAGGCAAGTTGGGTCGAGCGGCAGGTTCAGGATGGCGATAAATGCTTTGCTGAATATCCGGACGAGTCTCTGGCGCAGTGGCATCAGCGCTTGGGTTTGGGCGGGGCGCAAAGCTAA
- a CDS encoding homoserine dehydrogenase translates to MKPVKVGICGLGTVGGGTFNVLQRNAEEIARRIGRGIEVVQIATRQPNPRCDTGSITITDDVFAVVSNPDIDIVVELIGGYTLALELVLKAIENGKHVVTANKALIAVHGNEIFARAREKGVIVAFEASVAGGIPVIKAIREGLAGNRINWLAGIINGTGNFILTEMREKGRTFEDVLKEAQELGYAEADPTFDVEGIDAAHKLTILASIAFGIPLQFDKAYTEGISQLTTADVNYAEALGYRIKHLGVARRTEAGIELRVHPTLIPADRLIANVNGVMNAVMVNGDAVGSTLYYGAGAGMEPTASAVVADLVDVARALSADPSNHVPPLAFQHDALSAHPILPVSDCESAYYLRIQAKDHPGVLAQVATILSQHGINIESIMQKEAEEHDGLVPVILVTHRVVEERIDNAISALETLDDVIGKVVRIRVEQLN, encoded by the coding sequence TTGAAACCGGTGAAAGTTGGCATCTGTGGGCTGGGTACCGTCGGTGGCGGAACCTTCAATGTGCTGCAACGCAATGCCGAGGAAATTGCCCGTCGCATCGGGCGTGGTATCGAAGTCGTGCAGATCGCGACTCGTCAACCAAACCCACGTTGTGACACCGGTAGCATCACCATTACCGACGACGTTTTCGCCGTTGTCAGCAACCCCGATATCGATATTGTCGTCGAGCTGATCGGTGGCTATACCCTGGCGCTGGAGCTGGTGCTCAAGGCCATCGAGAACGGTAAGCACGTGGTCACCGCCAACAAGGCGCTGATCGCCGTGCACGGTAACGAAATCTTCGCCCGGGCCCGTGAAAAAGGCGTCATCGTCGCCTTCGAGGCCTCGGTTGCAGGCGGCATTCCGGTGATCAAGGCTATCCGTGAAGGCCTGGCGGGCAACCGTATCAACTGGCTGGCCGGCATCATCAACGGCACTGGCAACTTCATCCTCACCGAGATGCGCGAGAAGGGTCGCACCTTTGAGGACGTGCTCAAAGAAGCCCAGGAGCTGGGTTATGCCGAGGCCGATCCGACCTTCGACGTCGAAGGCATCGATGCTGCGCACAAACTGACCATCCTTGCGTCCATTGCATTTGGCATCCCGCTGCAGTTCGACAAGGCCTACACCGAAGGCATTTCCCAACTGACCACGGCGGATGTGAATTACGCCGAGGCGCTGGGTTATCGCATCAAGCACCTGGGTGTGGCGCGCCGCACCGAAGCAGGTATCGAGCTGCGTGTGCATCCGACGCTGATCCCCGCCGACCGTCTGATCGCCAACGTCAATGGCGTGATGAACGCGGTGATGGTCAATGGCGATGCCGTGGGCAGCACCCTTTATTACGGCGCCGGCGCCGGCATGGAGCCGACCGCATCGGCAGTGGTTGCCGACCTGGTTGATGTGGCACGCGCGCTGAGCGCCGACCCGAGCAATCACGTACCGCCTTTGGCCTTCCAGCACGACGCGCTGTCAGCTCATCCGATCCTGCCGGTGAGCGACTGCGAGAGCGCCTACTATCTGCGTATCCAGGCCAAGGATCATCCCGGCGTGCTGGCTCAGGTCGCGACCATTCTTTCCCAGCATGGCATCAATATAGAGTCGATCATGCAGAAGGAAGCCGAAGAGCATGACGGCCTGGTGCCGGTCATTCTGGTTACGCATCGGGTGGTGGAAGAGCGTATCGACAACGCCATCTCCGCGCTGGAAACCTTGGATGACGTGATCGGCAAGGTCGTACGGATTCGTGTGGAACAGCTGAATTAA
- the thrC gene encoding threonine synthase → MRYISTRGQAPALNFEDVLLAGLASDGGLYVPENLPRFTIEEIASWAGLPYHELAFKVMRPFVAGSIPDADFKQILEETYGVFAHSAVAPLRQLDGNEWVMELFHGPTLAFKDFALQLLGRLLDYVLAKRGERVVIIGATSGDTGSAAIEGCRRCENVDIFILHPHQRVSEVQRRQMTTIFGDNIHNIAIEGNFDDCQEMVKDSFADQGFLKGTRLVAVNSINWARIMAQIVYYFHAALQLGGPARSVAFSVPTGNFGDIFAGYLARNMGLPISQLVVATNRNDILHRFMSGNRYDKDTLHPSLSPSMDIMVSSNFERLLFDLHGRNGAAVAELMNSFKATGKLSVEEGRWTEARKLFDSLAVDDEQTCKTIADVFAATGEVLDPHTAIGVHAARECRRSLSTPMVTLGTAHPVKFPEAVEKAGVGRALELPAHLADLFERPERCTVLANDLKAVQAFVSEHGNRGKPL, encoded by the coding sequence ATGCGCTATATCAGCACCCGTGGCCAGGCACCGGCCCTGAATTTCGAAGACGTGCTGCTGGCTGGCCTGGCCAGCGACGGCGGCCTGTATGTGCCGGAAAACCTGCCGCGCTTTACCATCGAGGAAATCGCCTCCTGGGCCGGCCTGCCGTATCACGAGCTGGCATTCAAGGTCATGCGCCCCTTCGTGGCCGGCAGCATTCCCGATGCCGACTTCAAGCAGATTCTCGAAGAAACCTACGGCGTTTTCGCCCATAGCGCGGTCGCGCCCCTGCGTCAGCTGGACGGCAACGAGTGGGTGATGGAGCTGTTCCACGGCCCGACCCTGGCCTTCAAGGATTTCGCCCTGCAGCTGCTGGGTCGCCTGCTTGACTATGTGCTGGCCAAGCGCGGCGAGCGTGTGGTGATCATCGGTGCCACTTCCGGTGATACAGGCTCGGCGGCCATCGAAGGCTGCCGCCGCTGCGAGAATGTCGACATCTTCATTCTGCATCCGCACCAGCGCGTGTCCGAGGTGCAGCGCCGCCAGATGACCACCATCTTCGGCGACAACATCCATAACATCGCCATCGAAGGTAACTTCGATGACTGCCAGGAGATGGTCAAGGACAGCTTCGCTGACCAGGGCTTCCTCAAGGGCACCCGTCTGGTGGCGGTGAACTCGATCAACTGGGCGCGGATCATGGCCCAGATCGTTTACTACTTCCATGCGGCGCTGCAGCTGGGCGGCCCGGCGCGTTCGGTGGCGTTCTCGGTCCCGACCGGCAACTTCGGCGATATCTTCGCCGGCTACCTGGCGCGCAACATGGGCCTGCCGATCAGTCAGCTGGTGGTCGCCACCAACCGTAACGACATTCTGCACCGCTTTATGAGCGGCAATCGTTACGATAAGGACACCCTGCATCCGTCGCTTTCGCCATCCATGGACATCATGGTGTCGTCCAACTTCGAGCGTCTGCTGTTCGATCTGCATGGCCGCAACGGCGCTGCCGTGGCTGAGCTGATGAACTCGTTCAAGGCCACCGGCAAGCTGTCGGTCGAGGAGGGGCGCTGGACCGAGGCGCGCAAGCTGTTCGATTCCCTGGCCGTGGATGACGAGCAGACCTGCAAGACCATCGCCGATGTATTCGCCGCCACCGGTGAGGTGCTCGACCCGCATACCGCGATTGGCGTGCATGCCGCTCGTGAATGCCGCCGCAGCCTCTCGACACCCATGGTGACCCTGGGCACTGCACACCCGGTGAAATTCCCCGAAGCGGTGGAGAAGGCCGGTGTTGGTCGCGCCTTGGAGCTGCCGGCGCACCTGGCTGATCTGTTCGAGCGTCCGGAGCGCTGCACAGTGTTGGCCAACGATCTGAAGGCCGTGCAGGCTTTCGTCAGCGAACATGGGAACCGCGGCAAGCCGCTGTAA
- the rnt gene encoding ribonuclease T, with translation MSEESFDDEQDNSLSGKPRSPMARRFRGFLPVVVDVECGGFNCATDALLEIAAVTIGMDEQGLLYPQDTLFYRVEPFPGANIEAAALEFTGIKLDHPLRMAVPEAQAMGDITRGVRKAVKSAGCKRAILVGHNSSFDLGFLNAAIARCDIKRNPFHPFSSFDTATLAGLAYGQTVLAKACQAAGIDFDGREAHSARYDTEKTAELFCGIVNRWKEMGGWEEFDE, from the coding sequence ATGAGCGAGGAGTCGTTCGACGACGAACAGGACAACAGCCTTTCCGGCAAACCCCGCTCACCCATGGCACGCCGCTTCCGCGGCTTCCTGCCGGTAGTGGTCGACGTCGAGTGCGGCGGTTTCAACTGCGCCACCGATGCCCTGCTGGAAATCGCCGCGGTAACCATCGGCATGGATGAACAGGGCCTGCTCTATCCGCAGGACACCCTGTTCTATCGTGTGGAGCCCTTCCCCGGCGCCAATATCGAAGCCGCCGCGCTGGAGTTCACCGGCATCAAGCTGGACCACCCGCTGCGCATGGCCGTCCCTGAAGCCCAGGCGATGGGCGACATCACCCGTGGCGTACGCAAGGCGGTGAAATCCGCAGGCTGCAAGCGCGCCATTCTGGTCGGGCACAACAGCAGCTTCGACCTGGGCTTTCTCAACGCGGCAATTGCCCGCTGCGATATCAAGCGCAATCCCTTCCACCCCTTCTCCAGCTTCGATACGGCGACCCTCGCCGGCCTCGCCTACGGCCAGACCGTACTGGCCAAGGCCTGTCAGGCGGCCGGCATCGACTTCGATGGACGCGAAGCTCACTCGGCCCGCTACGACACGGAAAAAACCGCCGAGCTGTTCTGCGGCATCGTCAACCGCTGGAAGGAAATGGGCGGCTGGGAAGAGTTCGACGAGTAG
- the pyrC gene encoding dihydroorotase, translated as MSDRITLLRPDDWHIHLRDGAALAHTVADAARQFARAIVMPNLVPPVRNAAEANEYRQRIIAARPAGNAFEPLMVLYLTDGTQPEEIRAAKDSGLVFAAKLYPAGATTNSASGVTKIDNIFPVLETMAEVGLPLLVHGEVTRAEIDIFDREKYFIDEQLSRITERFPALKVVFEHITTRDAVQFVEAASSNVGATITAHHLLYNRNHMLVGGIRPHFFCLPILKRNVHQEALLDAATNGNPSFFLGTDSAPHAQHAKENACGCAGCYTAYAAIELYAEAFEQRNALDRLEAFASHFGADFYGLPRNTEQITLVREPWSVPSHLPFGEHNLVPLRAGETLQWRLETHA; from the coding sequence ATGTCCGATCGCATTACCCTCCTTCGTCCCGACGACTGGCATATCCACCTGCGCGATGGCGCGGCACTGGCCCACACCGTTGCAGACGCCGCGCGCCAGTTCGCCCGCGCAATCGTCATGCCTAACCTGGTGCCGCCGGTGCGCAATGCCGCCGAAGCGAACGAGTATCGCCAGCGGATCATCGCTGCCCGCCCCGCAGGCAATGCCTTCGAGCCGCTGATGGTGCTCTACCTCACCGATGGCACGCAGCCCGAAGAGATTCGCGCAGCCAAGGACAGCGGCCTGGTTTTCGCAGCCAAACTCTATCCGGCCGGCGCCACCACCAACTCGGCCTCCGGCGTGACGAAGATCGACAACATCTTCCCGGTGCTGGAAACCATGGCTGAGGTTGGCCTGCCGCTGCTGGTACACGGCGAGGTGACCCGCGCGGAGATCGATATCTTCGATCGCGAGAAATACTTCATTGACGAGCAGCTGAGCCGGATCACCGAGCGCTTCCCGGCGCTGAAAGTCGTTTTCGAGCACATCACCACCCGCGACGCTGTGCAGTTCGTCGAGGCTGCCAGCAGTAACGTGGGCGCGACCATCACCGCGCATCACCTGCTCTACAACCGAAACCACATGCTGGTGGGCGGCATCCGTCCGCATTTCTTCTGCCTGCCGATCCTCAAGCGCAACGTCCACCAGGAAGCCTTGCTGGACGCCGCCACCAACGGCAACCCGAGCTTCTTCCTCGGCACCGACTCGGCACCCCACGCCCAGCACGCCAAGGAAAACGCCTGCGGTTGCGCCGGCTGCTACACCGCCTATGCAGCCATCGAGCTGTATGCCGAGGCCTTTGAGCAGCGCAACGCCCTGGATCGTCTGGAAGCCTTTGCCAGCCACTTCGGCGCAGACTTCTACGGCCTGCCACGCAACACCGAGCAGATCACCCTGGTACGCGAACCCTGGAGCGTGCCCAGCCACCTGCCCTTCGGCGAACACAATCTGGTGCCCCTGCGCGCCGGCGAAACCCTGCAATGGCGACTGGAGACGCACGCATGA
- a CDS encoding membrane integrity-associated transporter subunit PqiC, with product MTLRPSLLMLAGALVLSACSSAPTNYHTLIATQPQATAGSPVDFQLQVLPVRIPVQVDQPSLVVRQSDGRLAILETALWASPPADEFHDALAIELEQRLGVRDLAGLPGKSDKPLLSLRTDVRRFDSLPGHHAALDVVWSLELSGRNQQQRALTCASVIHEQAGNEVDSLVLAHQRAISTLADRIAETARQWARDPQRDCPAQ from the coding sequence ATGACCCTGCGCCCTTCTTTGCTGATGCTTGCCGGGGCGCTCGTGCTGAGCGCCTGCAGCTCGGCCCCGACCAATTACCACACGCTAATCGCCACGCAGCCGCAAGCCACGGCGGGAAGTCCGGTAGATTTCCAGCTGCAGGTGCTGCCAGTGCGCATACCGGTACAGGTCGACCAGCCCAGCCTGGTGGTGCGCCAGAGCGACGGCCGCCTGGCGATTCTGGAAACCGCGCTCTGGGCCTCGCCGCCAGCCGATGAGTTTCATGACGCCTTGGCGATCGAACTGGAACAGCGCCTTGGCGTGCGGGATCTGGCCGGTCTACCTGGAAAGTCCGATAAGCCTCTGCTCAGCCTGCGCACCGACGTACGGCGTTTCGATTCGCTGCCCGGTCACCACGCCGCGCTGGACGTCGTCTGGAGTCTGGAGCTCAGCGGGCGCAATCAGCAGCAACGTGCGCTGACCTGCGCCAGCGTGATCCACGAGCAGGCCGGCAACGAGGTGGACAGTCTGGTGCTGGCACACCAGCGGGCAATCAGCACACTGGCCGATCGCATTGCCGAAACCGCCCGACAGTGGGCACGCGACCCCCAGCGCGATTGTCCCGCGCAGTGA
- a CDS encoding intermembrane transport protein PqiB, translating to MSDNPYSPETSAGTPEVRQRRVRVSLVWLVPIAAALVGFSMIVQNWLSAGPQITVSFETAEGLEANKTQVKYKNVVIGQVTDIGLSEDHTRVIATIELDQNAEPFTREDTKFWVVRPRIGASGVSGVDTLLSGAFIGADAGRAEETRRKFVGLEAPPPVTFGAKGKQFTLNTDDLGSLGIGSPVYFRRLQVGQVISLGLADDGKGVQVQIFVNAPYDKFVTDDTRFWNASGIDVSVAADGLTVNAESVSAILAGGIAFRAPNYSPDAKLAEQDHEFTLFPDIRKAMAPSDGPPRYVQMRFDQPLRGLNSDAPVEFLGVPIGRVVSVKLDYDEQTQRFPVVVGALIYPNRLGAAHDKLSQALGGDSEEHAARLMQMFVERGLRAQARTGNLLTGQLYISLDFDPRAPEVAFDQHARPMTIPTIAGSFDKLQEQLQAIVDKLGKLPIDSLADNLNGSLDELRQTLKQVNGDVLPQLQRTLERSEQTLENANQALADGSPQRQQLGDTLGEVQRAVRSVRVLSDYLSRHPESLIRGRDGADAPASFKGQATSRELNSEPQP from the coding sequence ATGTCAGATAACCCGTACAGCCCCGAAACATCTGCCGGCACTCCCGAGGTGAGACAGCGGCGCGTGCGCGTCTCGCTGGTCTGGCTGGTCCCCATCGCCGCTGCCTTGGTGGGCTTTTCGATGATCGTGCAGAACTGGCTGTCGGCCGGCCCGCAGATCACCGTGAGCTTCGAGACCGCCGAGGGCCTGGAAGCCAACAAGACCCAGGTCAAGTACAAGAACGTGGTCATCGGCCAGGTGACTGACATCGGTCTCAGCGAGGATCACACCCGCGTTATCGCCACCATTGAGCTGGATCAGAACGCCGAGCCCTTCACTCGCGAAGACACCAAGTTCTGGGTGGTACGCCCGCGCATCGGCGCCAGCGGTGTATCCGGCGTCGACACGCTGCTGTCCGGGGCCTTCATCGGTGCGGACGCCGGGCGCGCCGAGGAAACCCGGCGCAAGTTTGTCGGCCTGGAAGCACCGCCGCCCGTGACCTTTGGCGCCAAAGGCAAGCAGTTCACCCTCAACACCGATGACCTGGGCTCCCTGGGCATTGGTTCGCCGGTGTACTTTCGCCGCCTTCAGGTCGGCCAGGTGATTTCGCTCGGCCTGGCAGACGACGGCAAAGGCGTCCAGGTACAGATCTTCGTAAACGCCCCTTACGACAAGTTCGTCACCGACGACACGCGCTTCTGGAACGCCAGCGGCATCGACGTCTCGGTTGCTGCCGACGGCCTCACCGTCAACGCCGAATCGGTCTCGGCGATCCTGGCCGGCGGCATCGCCTTTCGTGCCCCAAATTACAGCCCCGACGCCAAGCTCGCCGAGCAGGACCACGAGTTCACCCTGTTCCCCGACATACGCAAGGCCATGGCGCCGTCCGACGGCCCGCCGCGTTATGTGCAAATGCGCTTTGATCAGCCCCTGCGCGGCTTGAACAGCGATGCGCCTGTGGAGTTTCTCGGCGTACCCATCGGTCGCGTGGTATCGGTCAAGCTCGACTATGACGAACAGACCCAGCGCTTTCCCGTGGTGGTCGGCGCACTGATCTACCCCAACCGTCTGGGCGCCGCACACGACAAACTGTCCCAGGCTCTGGGCGGCGATTCCGAAGAGCACGCCGCTCGACTGATGCAGATGTTCGTCGAGCGTGGCCTGCGAGCGCAGGCGAGAACCGGCAACCTGCTGACCGGCCAGCTGTACATCTCGCTGGATTTCGACCCGCGCGCCCCCGAGGTAGCCTTCGATCAGCATGCTCGCCCAATGACGATCCCGACCATCGCCGGCAGCTTCGACAAGCTGCAGGAACAGCTGCAGGCCATCGTCGACAAACTCGGCAAGCTGCCGATCGACTCCCTGGCTGACAACCTGAACGGCAGCCTTGATGAATTGCGCCAGACGCTCAAGCAGGTCAACGGCGACGTACTTCCGCAACTGCAGCGCACCCTGGAGCGATCGGAGCAGACCCTTGAGAACGCCAATCAGGCGCTGGCCGATGGCTCGCCGCAGCGCCAGCAACTGGGCGACACGCTTGGCGAAGTCCAGCGCGCCGTGCGCTCGGTGCGAGTGCTATCCGATTACCTCAGCCGCCATCCTGAATCCTTGATTCGCGGCCGGGACGGCGCCGATGCGCCCGCCAGCTTCAAGGGCCAAGCCACCTCTCGCGAACTCAATTCGGAGCCCCAACCATGA
- a CDS encoding paraquat-inducible protein A: protein MSQPPYASELGLQLCHDCGLTCRLTDRDCPRCEAPLHQRKPNSIARTWALLIAALILYLPANTLPVMYTDMFGSGSENTILSGVVEFWKEGAWDIALLIFIASVVVPCMKFFVLGLLLICAQRRSRWAMRERAQLYRFIETIGYWSMLDVLVVALVAALVQFRALSTIEPRLGILFFGLVVVLTMLASMSFDPRLTWDAENDDVR from the coding sequence ATGAGCCAGCCACCTTATGCCTCAGAGCTGGGGCTGCAGCTATGCCACGATTGCGGCCTCACCTGCCGCCTGACGGACCGCGATTGCCCACGCTGCGAAGCCCCGCTCCACCAGCGCAAACCGAACAGCATCGCCCGCACCTGGGCCTTGCTGATCGCTGCGCTGATTTTATATCTACCGGCCAACACGCTGCCGGTGATGTACACCGACATGTTCGGCAGCGGCAGCGAGAACACTATCCTGAGCGGTGTGGTCGAGTTCTGGAAGGAAGGTGCCTGGGACATTGCGCTGTTGATCTTCATCGCCAGCGTAGTGGTGCCCTGCATGAAATTCTTCGTCCTCGGGCTGCTGCTGATCTGCGCTCAGCGCCGCAGCCGCTGGGCCATGCGCGAACGTGCGCAGCTGTATCGTTTTATCGAAACCATCGGCTACTGGTCGATGCTTGATGTACTGGTGGTGGCCCTGGTGGCGGCACTGGTGCAGTTCCGTGCATTGAGCACCATCGAGCCGCGCCTGGGCATTCTATTCTTCGGCCTGGTGGTGGTGCTGACGATGCTAGCCTCGATGAGTTTCGATCCGCGACTGACCTGGGATGCAGAGAACGACGATGTCAGATAA
- a CDS encoding paraquat-inducible protein A produces the protein MPVTPNEQSLIICEHCDSVYRRLALARRQSAHCLRCGALLERGRHLNSDQLLALTLAAAILFLFANAFPIMQIGLQGLSNEATLWGTVEALAYGRITPIALVAGLSIIFAPGLQIILLAWVLVHARSGRIAPGFRTCMRALEHLRPWSMLEVCLLGILVAIIKLAGMLDVHPGIGLWAMAILTILILLIAGRDVRDLWDDLGVKPR, from the coding sequence GTGCCCGTCACGCCGAACGAGCAGTCGCTGATCATCTGTGAGCACTGCGACTCGGTATATCGACGCCTTGCCCTGGCACGCCGACAGAGCGCCCACTGCCTGCGCTGCGGCGCGCTGCTGGAGCGAGGCCGTCATCTGAACAGCGACCAGCTGCTGGCGCTGACTCTGGCCGCCGCGATCCTGTTCCTGTTCGCCAATGCCTTCCCCATCATGCAGATAGGCCTGCAGGGGCTAAGCAACGAGGCGACGCTGTGGGGCACCGTCGAAGCCTTGGCCTACGGGCGGATAACCCCGATTGCACTGGTCGCCGGGCTCAGCATCATCTTTGCGCCGGGCCTGCAGATCATCCTGCTGGCCTGGGTGCTGGTGCATGCGCGCAGCGGCCGGATCGCGCCGGGCTTTCGCACCTGTATGCGTGCCTTGGAGCACCTGCGTCCCTGGAGCATGCTGGAGGTCTGCCTGCTGGGCATTCTGGTCGCCATCATCAAACTCGCCGGCATGCTCGACGTGCATCCAGGCATCGGCCTTTGGGCCATGGCCATACTCACCATTCTGATTCTGCTGATCGCCGGGCGCGATGTACGCGATCTGTGGGACGACCTGGGGGTGAAGCCGCGATGA